The nucleotide sequence CTCGACGGCATGCACGTCAACGTCGCGGTCGGATACGGCGGCCGGCGCGAGATCGCCGACGCCGTCCGCGCGCTGCTGCACGAGCACGCCGCGAAGGGCGCCTCGCTCGAGGAGGTGGCCGAGGTGGTCACCGTCGAGGGCATCGCCGAGCACCTCTACACCAAGGGCCAGCCCGACCCCGACCTCGTCATCAGGGCCAGCGGCGAGCAGCGGCTGTCCGGGTTCATGCTGTGGCAGAGCGCGAACTCCGAGTTCTACTTCTGTGAGGCGCTCTGGCCCGACTTCCGCCGGGTCGACTTCCTCCGCGCGCTGCGGTCCTACAGCGAGCGCGAACGCCGTTACGGCCGCTAGACCGCCGCAGCCAGGCCCGTCGCCGTCGCCTGGAGCAGCCGCCTGAGCTTGGGTTCGAAGTCGAGGGCGACGTGCCCCCAGCGCGGCACCTCCTCGTACAGCCGCGCCAGGGTGGGCGTCGGGTGCGACACCTGCCAGAAGCTCGCCGCGAGCGCGATCGTCGCGGCCATCAGCCCCTGGAGCTGGCCGGCGGTCATGGTGCTGGCGCGATCGAGCGTGCCGACGATCTCGTCGTGCGCGGCGAAGGCGTTCGTCTTGTAGCGGCGAGCGCGCTCGAGGTCGACGTCGCCCTCGAGGCTCATCGCGACATGGGAGAGCAGGTCGCAGAAGACCGGGAGGGTGGCGATCGTGTCGACGATGACCGCCGCGACGTCGGCCGGTCCCAGGCCGGTCCGGTCGCCGGCCGCGGCGCCGATCGCGTCGCGCCACCGGTTCCAGCCCCGCTCGGCCAGCTCGAGCAGCAGTTCCTCCTTGCTGGCGTAGTACCGGCGCGCGCCCGTCCGGTGCAGCCCCGCGCGCTCGGTGACAGCGGCCACCGTCACGAACCGCACGCCGCCCTGTTCGAGGGCCAGCGACTCGGCGGCGTCGAGCAGGTCCGCGGAGCGTTGCCGCTTGTCCTCGGTCGACCTGGCTCGCTCGCGCATGTGGCGGAGCTTAACGCGTCATGGGGTGCGCTACGGCGTGAGCGCGTGCTAGCGTCGAGTTAACGCATCACGTGATGCGTAAAGCGAAGCAGGGGAGCACCTCATGAAGGCTGTCCAGGCCACCCGATTCGGAGACCCGGCCGTACTGACGGTCGTCGACCTGCCGGATCCGGCGCCAGGGCCGGGCCAGGTCGCGATCGACGTGACGCACGCCGCCGTCGGCCTCATCGACCTGTTCTTCCGGCAGGGGCGGTACAAGGACCGGCCCGGCATGCCGCAGCCGCCGTTCATCCCGGGCCTCGAGGTCGCCGGCACGGTGCGCGCACTCGGTGCCGGCGTGACCGGACTCGCCGTCGGCGAGCGGGTCGTCTCGATGTCGGCGGGCGGCGGGACCGGCGGCTATGCGTCGGTGTTCGTCGCGCCGGCCTCCGTCGTCGTCTCGACCGAGGGCCACGACCTCGACCCCGCCCTCGCCGTCTCGGTCGTCCCCAACGCGGCGATGGCGCACGTCGCTCTCACCCGGGTGGTGCACCTGTCCGAGGGCGAGTCCGTGCTGGTCCACGGTGCCCTGGGCGGCTTCTCCGCCGCCTTCCCCGGCATGGCCAAGCGGCTGGGCGCGTCGCGGGTGGTGGGGACGGTCCGGGCGAGCAGGCTGGCCGCGGCCGCCG is from Jiangella alkaliphila and encodes:
- a CDS encoding TetR family transcriptional regulator, which produces MRERARSTEDKRQRSADLLDAAESLALEQGGVRFVTVAAVTERAGLHRTGARRYYASKEELLLELAERGWNRWRDAIGAAAGDRTGLGPADVAAVIVDTIATLPVFCDLLSHVAMSLEGDVDLERARRYKTNAFAAHDEIVGTLDRASTMTAGQLQGLMAATIALAASFWQVSHPTPTLARLYEEVPRWGHVALDFEPKLRRLLQATATGLAAAV
- a CDS encoding quinone oxidoreductase family protein, with amino-acid sequence MKAVQATRFGDPAVLTVVDLPDPAPGPGQVAIDVTHAAVGLIDLFFRQGRYKDRPGMPQPPFIPGLEVAGTVRALGAGVTGLAVGERVVSMSAGGGTGGYASVFVAPASVVVSTEGHDLDPALAVSVVPNAAMAHVALTRVVHLSEGESVLVHGALGGFSAAFPGMAKRLGASRVVGTVRASRLAAAAATKLPYDLIVDSAELPDALGDERFDVVIDPVGGAVRSQSLDLMPPGGRLLAAGNASGDWDHQVASNQLWLGSVTIAGFNAGAYLPAHPQGVRPALEAALDVVAAGLGQVDVDVLPFSAAARAHERMESRAVDGRIVLTPEP